A section of the Nitrospirota bacterium genome encodes:
- the hemW gene encoding radical SAM family heme chaperone HemW, with translation MITPPLGLYLHIPFCRQRCDFCSFYLEIHREGRAETFVRSLIHEIGLSAQQHVTPDRLIQSVYLGGGTPTVLASAQLTAILSEIRNYFTLAADCEITVEAHPSTISEQDLAQLYQTGVTRMSFGAESMEDGDLTRIGRPGAVYETVTAMTQARVAGFTNINLDLMYGLPSQSLDSWKLTLTNCLALNPTHLSCYALTVEQETKLASNIQRHRSPALDEGLQIEMDEAAQRILADAGYERYEVSNYAKPGYACRHNLLYWTNGEYLGFGPSAQSYLGGTRFGNVADLTAYDAALAAENLPIEDRATLSKEEQLRDAVIFGLRLIQGIPSQHLHQHATNYGHETVTAQLLAQQLIEEDGGRSRLSAKGRLQADTIAGQLY, from the coding sequence GTGATCACGCCTCCTCTCGGCCTGTACCTCCACATCCCCTTCTGCCGGCAACGTTGCGACTTCTGTTCCTTCTACCTGGAAATTCATCGAGAGGGCCGTGCAGAGACCTTTGTCCGATCCCTCATCCATGAGATTGGCCTATCGGCGCAGCAACATGTCACCCCCGACCGTCTGATCCAGTCGGTCTATCTTGGTGGCGGCACACCGACAGTCCTGGCCTCGGCGCAACTGACCGCAATCCTTTCTGAGATACGCAATTACTTCACCCTCGCTGCCGACTGTGAAATCACCGTTGAAGCCCACCCCTCCACGATCTCCGAGCAGGATCTCGCGCAACTCTATCAGACCGGTGTCACCCGTATGAGCTTCGGAGCAGAATCGATGGAGGATGGCGACCTGACCAGGATCGGACGGCCCGGCGCAGTTTATGAAACAGTCACCGCTATGACTCAGGCCAGAGTAGCAGGCTTCACTAACATCAACCTTGACTTGATGTATGGGCTCCCAAGCCAAAGCCTGGACAGTTGGAAACTGACGCTGACTAACTGTCTCGCACTGAATCCAACACACCTGTCTTGCTATGCCCTCACAGTCGAACAGGAAACCAAACTCGCCTCCAATATCCAACGCCACCGCAGTCCGGCGCTGGACGAAGGGCTTCAGATTGAAATGGACGAGGCAGCGCAACGGATCTTGGCTGACGCAGGCTATGAGCGGTACGAAGTATCGAACTATGCCAAGCCCGGCTATGCCTGCCGGCACAATCTGCTCTATTGGACCAACGGCGAATACCTCGGCTTTGGCCCGAGCGCCCAGTCCTATCTGGGCGGGACCAGATTCGGCAACGTCGCAGACCTCACGGCCTATGACGCAGCCCTCGCGGCAGAGAACCTTCCCATCGAAGATCGCGCCACACTTTCGAAGGAAGAACAGCTCCGCGATGCCGTGATTTTCGGGTTACGGCTCATTCAAGGCATCCCCTCGCAGCATCTGCATCAGCATGCAACAAACTACGGACACGAGACAGTCACAGCCCAGTTGCTGGCGCAGCAGTTGATCGAAGAGGACGGAGGGCGCAGCAGACTCTCGGCAAAAGGCCGGCTTCAGGCGGACACCATCGCCGGGCAGTTGTACTAG
- a CDS encoding ATP-dependent Clp protease adaptor ClpS, producing MAGIKTPLAPPIPTEIASTGTNIGLDARVIVFNCECHTYQQVIALFCQHIPGMTSSKAFELAWKIDHDGEAIVFSGALEQAEEIAAKLAGGGLRVAVQ from the coding sequence ATGGCAGGCATCAAGACTCCCCTCGCACCCCCCATCCCGACAGAGATCGCCAGTACCGGCACCAATATTGGGCTCGACGCCCGTGTGATTGTGTTCAATTGCGAGTGCCATACCTACCAGCAAGTGATTGCCCTCTTTTGCCAACACATTCCAGGCATGACCAGCTCGAAGGCTTTCGAGCTGGCCTGGAAGATCGACCATGATGGGGAAGCCATCGTGTTTTCTGGGGCGCTGGAACAAGCGGAAGAAATCGCCGCCAAACTGGCGGGAGGGGGACTCCGGGTAGCCGTCCAATAG
- a CDS encoding DUF3386 family protein → MEHEKPNAPTVADDPNAREMLRQAFEKTARWEKDFKGFTADLTVNVNGKETSGPIMVKGPREVSVQLGDADVQKWAQEQLGMIAVHRGPRSFEESDGKYSLTMEEDGHPFGTKLIIHGSNSFYRLKDNRITQINRKMAHPGMTPFAFTINVEESAVTQDQKNLTTKYSVYYYSPTDGKLTNAESITDTYVRIGSADLPATRRNISYENGEVVVKNLTFKNHKLV, encoded by the coding sequence ATGGAACATGAGAAGCCGAATGCACCGACCGTCGCCGATGACCCCAACGCCCGCGAAATGCTGCGCCAGGCCTTCGAGAAAACCGCGCGCTGGGAAAAAGACTTCAAGGGATTCACGGCCGACCTGACCGTCAACGTGAACGGGAAGGAAACCAGCGGACCGATCATGGTGAAGGGCCCTCGTGAAGTTTCGGTCCAACTGGGCGATGCCGACGTGCAGAAGTGGGCGCAGGAACAGCTCGGGATGATCGCCGTGCACCGCGGCCCGCGAAGCTTCGAGGAGTCGGATGGCAAGTACTCCCTGACGATGGAAGAGGACGGCCATCCCTTCGGCACGAAACTGATCATCCACGGATCGAACTCGTTCTATCGCCTCAAAGACAACCGCATCACCCAGATCAACCGCAAGATGGCCCATCCCGGCATGACGCCCTTTGCCTTCACGATCAACGTGGAAGAAAGCGCCGTCACCCAGGACCAGAAGAACCTGACCACCAAGTACAGCGTGTACTACTACTCCCCCACCGACGGAAAGCTGACCAACGCGGAAAGCATCACCGACACCTACGTCCGGATCGGATCAGCGGATCTCCCGGCCACCCGCCGGAACATTTCCTACGAAAACGGCGAAGTCGTCGTAAAGAACCTGACGTTCAAGAATCACAAGTTGGTCTAA
- a CDS encoding DUF5069 domain-containing protein — protein sequence MDLRQSFPRSMRATLEGYVHLARMIDKCCATLAGTEGEYIYPCPMDDRLLEFAGITAEQFTSAVKANPSDEAVVSWFIRTAKAHPQAELESWNREMLTRGPSTPEKQDYFNKLRDAIDPSRTDLTAWADLQDLEEGRTVPKRTSAP from the coding sequence ATGGATCTACGGCAATCATTTCCCCGCAGCATGCGCGCCACCCTGGAAGGCTACGTCCACCTGGCACGGATGATCGATAAATGCTGCGCCACGCTGGCAGGCACCGAAGGCGAATACATCTATCCCTGCCCCATGGATGACCGGCTCCTGGAATTCGCCGGCATCACGGCCGAGCAGTTCACGTCCGCCGTCAAAGCCAATCCCTCAGACGAAGCCGTGGTGAGCTGGTTCATCCGGACGGCCAAAGCCCATCCCCAAGCCGAGCTGGAATCATGGAACAGGGAGATGCTGACTCGCGGGCCCAGCACACCAGAGAAACAGGACTACTTCAACAAACTCAGAGACGCCATCGACCCCTCCCGCACCGACCTCACTGCCTGGGCCGACCTCCAAGATCTCGAAGAAGGCCGGACAGTTCCGAAGCGAACGTCTGCCCCTTAG
- a CDS encoding ATP-binding protein: protein MSDRRDPTLPLFQTPMNMGRYRVQVLMLQSLVSIVLAYQVLYTPETILPRPVQEVLVLGLLSLLAAAFLLPIRVIESRAFTIVLLLIDTAITSSIIYATEQLGSDLYLAYFLIILISASMSTLQLKIAFSAIIAALYGAMLYLSIGNALFLEGHLIRISILLIMGVVYSVMSESLDQERKGKQALLEEMQERRRAEDTLKTSETLLRALHEITVDAADWEQRLRRVLTLGCSALALPTGMVTRIDGDSYELQEIVSPKSKCPADTRHPLRGSYCEWTTRSREAITFSSPEQSEWSPPADDMVSAPQAFAGIAIYVNGTLYGSLSFSCEEPRERPFAGYEKTFLKLTAQWIGHELERKDAEANLHRAKEQAEAASRAKSEFLATMSHEIRTPMNAIIGMSDLLAESPLLPEQQEHLGILRRSSTNLLDLINDILDLAKVESGHIDLEQIGFDLHEVLDKATELMALRAQEKEIELLVSAAPDVPVELIGDPQRLRQIIVNLVGNAIKFTDRGEIAVRVTNDTEANQPGALRFAVSDTGIGIPAEKLHHVFDRFTQAEGSTTRLYGGTGLGLAISKQFVEHMKGKIWVESTLGKGSTFYFTARFAMPENPNAAASSPGNELTGMQTLLVSNNDGCRRLVGEALQSWGATVNDASDEDSALALLTNTEPGAPSAPTLMFLDLGDLSLDHTPHRMKLIQIAKDRGVMVIIFVSDVRSMNIRHAYSQGLGGYVTKPLTKRKLSHALGMAIKRTASASEYDSATSPARTEMQATILIADDSADNQVLIRSYLKQSGYQLDIAETGEMAVDMHRAKHYDLVLMDVQMPVMDGHTATRTIREWEKSSNRKPTPIIALTAHAFQEEIQRSLAAGCSDHLTKPIRKDTLLDAIHKWLSQAA from the coding sequence GTGTCTGACCGCAGAGATCCAACACTCCCACTGTTTCAAACTCCCATGAACATGGGCCGCTATCGCGTCCAGGTCCTCATGCTGCAGAGTCTCGTGTCCATCGTGCTCGCCTATCAAGTCCTCTATACCCCGGAAACGATCCTCCCCCGCCCGGTCCAGGAAGTGCTCGTACTAGGGCTCTTGTCTTTGCTGGCAGCCGCGTTTCTCCTGCCGATCCGCGTGATCGAGAGCCGCGCCTTCACGATCGTCCTGCTGCTCATCGACACCGCGATCACCTCCAGCATTATCTACGCCACCGAACAATTGGGGTCCGACCTCTACCTGGCCTATTTCCTGATCATCCTCATTTCCGCCTCGATGAGCACGCTCCAACTCAAGATCGCCTTCTCCGCCATCATTGCCGCCCTCTACGGAGCCATGCTCTACCTCTCGATAGGCAACGCGCTGTTCCTCGAAGGCCACCTCATTCGCATTTCGATCCTCCTGATCATGGGCGTGGTCTATAGCGTCATGAGCGAGAGCCTGGACCAGGAGCGCAAGGGCAAACAGGCCCTCCTGGAGGAAATGCAGGAGCGCCGCCGGGCCGAGGACACGCTCAAGACGAGCGAGACCCTCCTCCGCGCCCTACACGAAATCACCGTGGATGCCGCCGACTGGGAGCAGCGGCTCCGTCGCGTCTTAACGTTAGGCTGCAGCGCCTTGGCCTTGCCCACCGGCATGGTGACGCGGATCGACGGCGACAGCTATGAACTCCAAGAAATTGTCAGCCCGAAATCGAAATGCCCGGCGGACACACGACATCCGTTGCGCGGAAGTTATTGCGAATGGACGACCCGGTCCCGGGAAGCCATCACCTTTTCGTCTCCGGAGCAGTCCGAATGGAGCCCGCCGGCTGACGACATGGTGTCTGCCCCGCAAGCCTTTGCAGGCATCGCCATTTACGTGAACGGCACCCTCTATGGATCGTTGAGCTTTTCCTGCGAGGAACCGCGGGAACGGCCCTTCGCCGGCTACGAAAAAACGTTCTTGAAACTCACCGCCCAATGGATCGGGCACGAGCTGGAACGAAAGGACGCGGAGGCCAACCTCCATCGCGCGAAGGAGCAGGCGGAAGCGGCCAGCCGGGCCAAAAGCGAATTCCTCGCGACCATGAGCCACGAAATCAGAACCCCGATGAACGCCATCATCGGCATGTCGGATCTCCTCGCGGAAAGCCCCCTGCTGCCCGAGCAGCAGGAGCATCTCGGTATCTTGCGGCGGTCGAGCACCAACCTCCTCGATTTGATCAACGACATTCTCGACCTCGCCAAAGTCGAATCGGGGCACATCGACCTCGAACAGATCGGCTTCGACCTCCATGAAGTCCTGGACAAAGCCACGGAACTCATGGCGCTCAGGGCGCAAGAAAAAGAGATCGAGCTCCTGGTCTCCGCCGCGCCGGATGTGCCGGTCGAACTGATCGGCGACCCCCAGCGCCTGCGGCAAATCATCGTGAACCTCGTCGGCAACGCCATCAAATTTACCGATCGTGGAGAGATCGCCGTCCGCGTCACCAACGATACCGAGGCGAACCAGCCTGGCGCCTTGCGCTTCGCCGTGTCGGATACGGGCATCGGCATCCCGGCGGAAAAACTCCACCATGTCTTCGACCGCTTCACCCAAGCCGAGGGCTCGACCACGAGGCTCTACGGCGGCACCGGATTGGGCCTGGCCATTTCCAAGCAGTTCGTCGAGCACATGAAGGGAAAGATCTGGGTCGAGAGCACCCTGGGAAAAGGCAGCACCTTCTACTTTACCGCCCGCTTCGCCATGCCCGAGAACCCAAACGCAGCCGCTTCGTCGCCCGGCAACGAACTGACTGGGATGCAAACCCTGCTGGTCAGCAACAACGACGGCTGCCGCAGGCTCGTCGGCGAAGCCCTGCAATCCTGGGGCGCTACCGTCAACGACGCGAGCGACGAAGACTCGGCCTTGGCCCTCCTGACCAACACGGAACCAGGCGCCCCCTCCGCCCCCACATTGATGTTTCTCGACCTGGGGGACCTCTCCCTGGACCACACGCCGCACCGCATGAAACTGATCCAGATCGCAAAAGACCGGGGCGTGATGGTCATTATTTTCGTCTCCGACGTGCGCAGCATGAACATTCGGCATGCCTACAGCCAAGGGCTCGGCGGCTACGTCACCAAACCCCTGACCAAGCGGAAGCTGTCCCATGCCCTCGGCATGGCCATCAAACGCACGGCGAGCGCCTCCGAATACGACTCAGCCACCAGCCCCGCCAGGACTGAGATGCAGGCGACGATTCTCATCGCAGACGACTCAGCCGACAACCAAGTACTCATCCGGTCCTACCTGAAACAATCCGGCTACCAGCTGGATATTGCCGAAACAGGGGAAATGGCAGTCGACATGCACCGGGCCAAGCACTACGACCTAGTGCTGATGGACGTGCAAATGCCTGTGATGGACGGACATACCGCCACCAGAACCATCCGGGAATGGGAGAAATCCTCCAACCGAAAACCCACCCCCATCATCGCCTTGACCGCCCATGCCTTCCAGGAAGAAATCCAACGGAGCTTAGCCGCAGGCTGCTCCGACCACCTGACCAAACCCATCAGAAAAGACACCCTCCTCGACGCCATCCACAAGTGGCTCTCGCAAGCAGCCTAG
- a CDS encoding HNH endonuclease — translation MSDNVLSHNEMCRREGISLQRGMNFGLGGNHSVILMSVRRNAPYRDRLEDGGTTLIYEGHDHPKVTSCPNPKVVNQPGALPSGKLTQNGKFHEAAQRFKVGERAPERVRVYEKIRSGIWSYNGVFHLVDAWQERDDHRVVYKFKLVAVEGEEDFAQPVHMDAERRRIIPTAVKLEVWKRDGGKCRLCDAHDELHFDHIVPFSRGGTSLTAENVQLLCARHNLQKRDYIE, via the coding sequence ATGAGTGATAACGTTCTATCGCATAACGAAATGTGTCGGCGCGAAGGTATCAGCCTCCAGCGGGGAATGAATTTCGGCCTTGGCGGCAATCACTCCGTCATTCTGATGTCGGTGCGCCGTAATGCTCCCTACCGTGATCGTCTCGAAGACGGAGGAACAACGCTGATCTATGAGGGCCACGACCATCCAAAGGTCACGTCCTGCCCTAACCCAAAGGTGGTTAATCAGCCCGGAGCCCTTCCATCAGGGAAACTCACCCAGAACGGTAAATTCCATGAGGCCGCGCAGAGATTCAAAGTCGGAGAACGTGCCCCAGAGCGGGTTCGCGTCTATGAAAAGATTCGCTCAGGCATATGGTCATACAACGGGGTCTTTCATCTCGTTGATGCCTGGCAGGAGCGCGACGACCATAGAGTTGTCTATAAGTTCAAACTCGTGGCGGTAGAGGGGGAAGAGGACTTTGCTCAGCCAGTTCATATGGACGCGGAGCGGCGCCGAATAATCCCAACTGCTGTCAAACTTGAAGTATGGAAAAGAGACGGTGGGAAATGTCGGCTATGCGATGCACACGACGAACTTCACTTTGACCACATCGTCCCATTCTCAAGAGGTGGCACTTCGCTCACAGCCGAGAATGTCCAGCTACTGTGCGCGCGTCACAACCTGCAAAAGCGGGATTACATCGAATGA
- a CDS encoding class II aldolase/adducin family protein, with product MLTAIGDVMRRVYERGWITTRDGNISMRKREGKYLYITPSGWRKTIVHPEHIVRIEILTDPQTGAQTPNVRDGQQPSGELWMHWNLQRDTRKTRTVVHVHATHIVAAIYAGCDLQAISAEFPEISRYTRVGPTVPALPALSRELADVTADCFGLGKDGTLAFDIVGQANHGVCAVAADPWAAYEHIERLDHICEIVLKSGVMKAAKVKPSRAA from the coding sequence ATGCTGACAGCAATCGGCGATGTAATGCGACGCGTGTATGAACGCGGCTGGATTACGACCAGAGACGGCAACATCAGTATGCGAAAGCGCGAGGGAAAGTATCTCTACATCACCCCCTCAGGATGGCGGAAGACCATCGTGCACCCGGAACATATCGTGCGGATTGAGATTCTGACGGACCCTCAGACCGGCGCTCAGACTCCGAACGTCCGCGACGGGCAGCAGCCATCCGGCGAACTCTGGATGCACTGGAATTTGCAGCGCGATACGAGAAAAACCCGAACCGTCGTACATGTCCATGCCACGCACATCGTTGCCGCCATCTATGCCGGCTGCGACCTCCAGGCCATCAGCGCGGAATTCCCTGAAATCTCACGCTATACGCGCGTGGGGCCAACGGTCCCTGCGTTGCCGGCTTTGTCTCGTGAATTAGCAGACGTGACAGCTGACTGTTTCGGACTCGGGAAGGATGGAACGCTTGCTTTCGATATCGTCGGGCAGGCCAACCATGGAGTCTGTGCCGTCGCAGCCGATCCCTGGGCCGCCTACGAACATATCGAACGCCTCGACCACATTTGCGAAATTGTCCTCAAGAGCGGTGTGATGAAGGCCGCAAAGGTCAAACCCTCCCGCGCAGCCTAG
- a CDS encoding DUF4926 domain-containing protein has protein sequence MKFELYTDVALACDLPAHRLRRGDIVKLVDRHTAPDGVQGYSIEVFNALGDTITVTAVPASALEALREDEVLCARTL, from the coding sequence ATGAAGTTCGAGTTGTACACTGATGTGGCATTAGCGTGCGATCTGCCGGCTCATCGTCTCCGTCGTGGCGACATCGTGAAGCTAGTGGATCGCCACACGGCTCCTGACGGTGTGCAAGGATACTCGATTGAAGTCTTCAACGCTCTCGGCGATACGATTACCGTGACTGCCGTTCCTGCCTCCGCTCTCGAAGCTCTCCGCGAAGATGAAGTGCTCTGCGCTCGGACACTGTAG
- a CDS encoding type II toxin-antitoxin system RelE/ParE family toxin, with protein sequence MTAIVFLSPAQEEMTAAAGYYQTQSLGLGAEFLAEVEQTIAAIALHPKAAPKVKRNIRRRLLKRFPFGILYVATVDEIVVVSVMHLRRRPGYWEGRLGASKQSQ encoded by the coding sequence ATGACCGCAATCGTTTTCCTTTCTCCTGCCCAGGAGGAGATGACTGCAGCAGCAGGTTACTACCAAACCCAATCACTAGGGTTGGGCGCAGAATTTCTCGCTGAAGTAGAACAGACGATTGCTGCAATTGCCCTGCATCCAAAAGCCGCCCCGAAAGTAAAACGGAACATCCGCCGTCGCCTTTTGAAGCGGTTCCCTTTCGGCATTCTCTATGTTGCCACCGTCGATGAAATTGTTGTCGTCTCCGTTATGCATCTCCGTCGCCGTCCCGGTTACTGGGAAGGCAGGCTGGGCGCATCTAAGCAATCGCAGTAG
- a CDS encoding addiction module protein codes for MPKSVAQLEQEARHLPTQDRALLAHHLIASIDPGEDVDAEAVWLEEAERRYQAYRQGTLTAKPAEQVFREAKSQLK; via the coding sequence ATGCCAAAGTCCGTTGCACAGCTTGAGCAGGAGGCGCGGCACTTGCCGACGCAAGACCGTGCGTTGTTGGCGCATCATCTCATCGCGAGCATCGATCCCGGCGAAGATGTCGATGCGGAAGCAGTCTGGCTGGAGGAAGCAGAAAGACGCTACCAAGCGTATCGCCAGGGAACACTGACTGCTAAGCCAGCCGAGCAAGTCTTTCGCGAAGCAAAATCCCAACTCAAATGA
- a CDS encoding TPM domain-containing protein, whose product MTKIVVIATALCLVLVAGIAQAVPYDRPKIQLPEPRGYVSDHGQVVDGEWKERIRSVCQDLERKTGVEMVVVTVPNIKPFGTVNEYATALYAKWGIGSTQQEHGVLVLVAVEERQAAITLGRQMLPVITPTVMNQVGHEHLQPLIDRGHFGEALYRTVVSLAAPAQNIRVGTLSKTHFKGVGFWITLFTSIGAISFFWWISRPDLRHPYKRIQKGEYWGTGQGGFGGNFGGFGGGTGSDGWR is encoded by the coding sequence ATGACGAAGATCGTTGTCATAGCAACGGCCCTCTGTCTCGTCCTCGTTGCGGGGATCGCCCAGGCTGTGCCCTACGATCGGCCCAAGATCCAGTTGCCGGAGCCGCGAGGCTATGTGAGCGACCATGGACAGGTGGTCGATGGAGAGTGGAAGGAACGGATCCGATCCGTCTGTCAGGATTTGGAACGGAAGACCGGCGTGGAGATGGTGGTGGTGACGGTTCCGAACATCAAACCCTTCGGGACGGTCAACGAATACGCGACGGCGCTCTATGCCAAGTGGGGCATCGGGTCCACGCAACAGGAGCATGGCGTGTTGGTGCTGGTAGCAGTGGAGGAACGGCAGGCGGCCATTACGCTGGGCCGGCAGATGCTGCCGGTGATTACCCCCACGGTGATGAATCAAGTCGGGCACGAGCATCTGCAGCCGTTGATCGATAGGGGCCATTTCGGCGAAGCCTTGTATCGCACGGTCGTCTCGTTAGCCGCGCCCGCGCAAAACATCCGGGTCGGGACCCTCTCGAAGACGCATTTCAAAGGCGTCGGCTTCTGGATCACCCTCTTTACCAGCATCGGGGCCATCTCCTTCTTCTGGTGGATCAGCCGACCGGACCTCCGGCATCCCTACAAGCGAATCCAAAAAGGCGAGTATTGGGGAACGGGGCAGGGGGGATTCGGGGGGAATTTCGGGGGATTCGGAGGGGGGACGGGAAGCGACGGGTGGAGATAG
- a CDS encoding FAD-dependent monooxygenase, which produces MIEQTDVAVVGAGGGGAVLALALAKQGISTIVLDQAAGPPQGLRGEILQPNGQQVLDRLGILQSLPAEATRSVRHFHFCRAGGTRLCSIDYGDLPAPYNRAIVTLPNVAHQAIVAAVQQQKSVTLRYGTSFTGLLREGNQVVGLSTTGPEGTKQIRAKIVVGADGAFSKVREALKIPADLHLYPDGYLIAILESDEPVSESFYYVGHKTILGLFPATGNKVYLFYMIPSGSMEAVKQRGISALQQVWTKIAPQFAGLFRRLSDWSQTAYMPTGRVRTPTWVADGAVLIGDAAHAMNPHASQGRMQAMVDAMALSDLLPGCLVDRDYSAARLKEFERIRRPHVTMLQRLADQQVFYWNTGNPAVAFLRDRVFQTLDRNERLRYQVLSTTAGLRTTAPFDLIDRVIAAGFLPDFRINEKTPHPKSS; this is translated from the coding sequence ATGATTGAACAGACAGACGTCGCAGTGGTGGGGGCGGGGGGCGGTGGAGCCGTCCTGGCCCTGGCCCTGGCCAAGCAAGGCATCAGCACGATCGTCTTGGATCAAGCCGCCGGCCCGCCTCAGGGCTTGCGGGGAGAAATCCTCCAGCCGAACGGGCAGCAAGTCCTGGATCGTCTGGGCATCTTGCAATCCTTGCCGGCTGAGGCCACGAGATCCGTGCGGCACTTTCACTTTTGCCGGGCTGGAGGGACGCGCCTCTGCAGCATCGACTATGGCGACCTGCCTGCTCCCTACAATCGCGCCATCGTGACCCTGCCGAACGTGGCCCACCAGGCCATCGTCGCGGCGGTGCAGCAACAGAAGAGCGTGACGCTCCGTTACGGCACGTCTTTCACGGGTTTGTTGCGCGAGGGCAATCAGGTGGTAGGGCTGTCCACGACAGGGCCGGAAGGGACGAAGCAGATCCGCGCCAAGATCGTCGTCGGCGCAGATGGGGCCTTTTCGAAAGTGCGAGAGGCGCTGAAGATCCCCGCCGATCTGCATCTCTATCCGGACGGCTATCTCATCGCGATTCTCGAATCGGATGAGCCGGTCTCGGAATCCTTTTACTATGTTGGGCACAAAACGATTTTGGGTCTCTTTCCCGCGACGGGGAACAAGGTCTATCTCTTCTACATGATCCCCAGCGGCTCGATGGAGGCCGTGAAGCAGCGCGGCATTTCCGCGCTACAACAAGTGTGGACGAAGATCGCGCCGCAATTTGCCGGCTTGTTCCGGCGTCTCAGCGACTGGAGCCAGACGGCCTACATGCCGACCGGGCGGGTACGGACTCCGACCTGGGTGGCGGACGGAGCAGTCCTGATCGGCGACGCAGCCCATGCGATGAATCCCCATGCCTCGCAGGGGCGCATGCAGGCGATGGTCGATGCCATGGCCCTCTCCGATCTCTTGCCTGGCTGTCTGGTCGATCGGGACTATTCAGCCGCCAGGCTGAAAGAGTTCGAGCGAATCAGGCGGCCTCATGTCACCATGCTGCAGCGATTGGCCGACCAGCAAGTGTTCTATTGGAATACGGGTAATCCAGCGGTGGCCTTCCTGCGCGACCGCGTGTTTCAGACCTTGGACCGGAATGAGCGGCTGCGTTATCAGGTCCTCTCCACCACGGCAGGGTTGCGGACAACGGCCCCGTTCGATTTGATCGATCGCGTCATCGCCGCAGGGTTCCTGCCGGATTTCCGCATAAACGAAAAAACTCCACATCCGAAGTCTTCGTGA
- a CDS encoding phospholipase D-like domain-containing protein, with protein sequence MRALRSHSILRSFSLVLALLTVPVGAGWSATVEVYYAPEDAPLDRLATLYGHAKRYLYVSVYGLTSPRAVEAMVAAKKRGVDVRLITDRQRTEDVKQRAALHTLHLAGIPILINEHDGLMHLKQVVIDDEVNTSGSMNHTTSGNHYNDERLDVMTDHAISVKAREKFLAMWNDHSRYRAWDAH encoded by the coding sequence ATGAGAGCCCTCCGCTCCCACTCCATCCTGCGATCCTTTTCTCTCGTCTTGGCGCTGCTCACGGTTCCGGTCGGGGCAGGCTGGAGCGCGACGGTGGAGGTCTATTATGCGCCGGAGGATGCGCCGCTCGATCGATTGGCAACGCTCTACGGCCATGCGAAACGCTATCTCTATGTTTCGGTCTATGGGCTGACCTCGCCCCGCGCCGTGGAGGCGATGGTCGCGGCGAAGAAGCGGGGCGTCGATGTGCGTCTGATTACCGACCGGCAACGCACCGAGGACGTGAAGCAGCGGGCGGCGCTCCATACGTTGCACCTGGCCGGCATTCCCATTTTGATCAACGAGCACGACGGGCTCATGCATCTGAAGCAGGTCGTGATCGACGATGAGGTGAACACCTCCGGCTCGATGAACCATACGACGAGCGGCAACCACTATAACGATGAGCGGCTGGACGTCATGACCGATCACGCGATCAGCGTCAAAGCGCGTGAGAAATTCCTGGCGATGTGGAACGATCACAGCCGGTATCGGGCCTGGGACGCGCATTGA
- the thiS gene encoding sulfur carrier protein ThiS: protein MQVKINGKAEEISGGTVLDLLQAKKIEPQMVAVEVNDTMLDRNHLATTSLNDGDRVEFLFYMGGGR, encoded by the coding sequence ATGCAGGTCAAAATCAATGGCAAAGCAGAAGAGATTTCTGGGGGAACCGTCCTCGACCTCCTCCAGGCCAAAAAGATCGAACCACAAATGGTTGCGGTCGAAGTCAACGACACCATGTTGGACCGGAATCACCTCGCCACCACCAGCCTGAATGACGGCGACCGGGTCGAGTTCTTGTTTTATATGGGAGGTGGCCGGTGA